In one window of Gemmatimonadota bacterium DNA:
- the pal gene encoding peptidoglycan-associated lipoprotein Pal, whose protein sequence is MTVRLDRSALVLAAALFAAACGGKPAPEEPAPQPAPAPAPAPTQPAPAPAPAPAPTQPTEDPAAAAARTTAAVLSEVAAVVHFDFDRWDIRPEDRATLDRKAAILGSNGGLRIRISGHADERGSDEYNLALGNRRAGAVKTYLGNKGIDASRVEVVSYGEERPMAMGHDEDAWFQNRRAEFEATAGAMNLRLP, encoded by the coding sequence ATGACCGTCCGTCTCGATCGTTCCGCGCTCGTCCTCGCTGCTGCCCTCTTCGCCGCCGCCTGCGGTGGCAAGCCGGCCCCCGAGGAGCCGGCGCCGCAGCCGGCCCCGGCGCCCGCCCCGGCCCCGACGCAGCCGGCTCCGGCGCCCGCCCCGGCCCCGGCGCCGACCCAGCCCACCGAAGATCCGGCCGCCGCGGCGGCCCGGACCACGGCGGCCGTGCTGTCCGAGGTCGCGGCGGTGGTGCACTTCGACTTCGACCGCTGGGATATCCGTCCCGAGGACCGGGCCACCCTCGACCGCAAGGCCGCGATCCTGGGGAGCAATGGCGGGCTGCGCATCCGCATCAGCGGGCACGCCGATGAGCGGGGCTCCGACGAGTACAACCTGGCGCTGGGGAACCGCCGCGCCGGCGCCGTGAAGACCTACCTCGGCAACAAGGGCATCGATGCCAGCCGCGTCGAGGTGGTGTCCTACGGCGAGGAGCGGCCGATGGCGATGGGGCACGATGAGGACGCGTGGTTCCAGAATCGCCGGGCCGAGTTCGAGGCCACCGCCGGCGCCATGAACCTGCGCCTGCCCTGA
- a CDS encoding tetratricopeptide repeat protein translates to MRRLRTPAVWVALVALGGCASKGDLRRVEEQLLLSRAENQRADSIRAAQLGEIIAGQRRIADSLAGIGGRLGQVSTQVAALKGDLSNDLISIAQQLVQVQALTGQSQQRLTELQTQLEARTEQLNVAPAPLPPAPGGAPADSVASPTGQPAPVPGQPSAEQVYATSLQQLRRGSPATARLGFRELLRLYPGHARVPDATYFVGETFAAEAPDSAAVYYTKVVTDFPRSSRAASALYKLGLLAERRKDLEGARGFYTRVVRDYATSDEAALARDRLKTLGR, encoded by the coding sequence ATGCGCCGGCTCCGCACGCCCGCCGTCTGGGTTGCCCTGGTCGCCCTTGGAGGCTGTGCCTCCAAGGGCGACTTGCGCCGGGTGGAGGAGCAGCTCCTCCTCTCCCGGGCGGAGAACCAGCGCGCGGACTCGATCCGCGCGGCGCAGCTCGGGGAGATCATCGCCGGCCAGCGGCGAATCGCCGACAGCCTCGCCGGCATCGGTGGCCGCCTGGGTCAGGTCAGCACCCAGGTGGCGGCCCTCAAGGGTGATCTCTCCAACGACCTGATCAGCATCGCCCAGCAGCTGGTGCAGGTCCAGGCCCTCACTGGCCAGTCCCAGCAGCGCCTGACCGAGCTGCAGACGCAGCTCGAGGCGCGGACCGAACAGCTCAACGTGGCGCCGGCGCCGCTGCCGCCCGCGCCTGGGGGCGCGCCGGCCGACTCGGTCGCGTCGCCCACGGGCCAGCCCGCGCCGGTCCCGGGCCAGCCGTCGGCCGAGCAGGTCTATGCCACCTCCCTGCAGCAGCTGCGGCGGGGCAGCCCGGCCACGGCGCGCCTGGGCTTTCGCGAGCTGCTCCGGCTCTATCCCGGCCACGCCCGCGTGCCCGACGCCACCTACTTCGTGGGCGAGACCTTCGCCGCGGAGGCGCCCGACTCGGCGGCGGTGTACTACACGAAGGTGGTGACGGACTTTCCCAGGTCCTCCCGCGCCGCCAGCGCCCTGTACAAGCTGGGCCTGCTGGCGGAGCGCCGGAAGGACCTCGAGGGGGCCCGCGGCTTCTATACCCGCGTGGTGCGCGACTACGCCACCTCTGACGAAGCGGCCCTCGCCCGGGATCGCCTGAAGACGCTCGGCCGCTGA
- the tatC gene encoding twin-arginine translocase subunit TatC, producing the protein MTGPGAEMPFLEHLEELRARLVRVVLALIAGFGVGLFVVQHFGVVTLLKEPIAPFLTVTGGKLVVTSPTEAVMITLKLALIVGLFLSSPVIIYQAWAFLSPALYEREKRTVMPAVGAGLVLFVIGGAFAYFALLPQALPILFSFQSEGLEPLITFKEYFSFVVQLVLAMGLCFEIPLVIMLLTALGVTSPTGLTRFRRFAVVLAAVGGAVLSPGTDILSMLLMTVPILLLYEVGYLGSWVIHRRKARQAAAALVVLLALLAPAALRAQEPTKRPPVLKKPVTAPRAPAATPRAGTPDSTQADTTRPRAGQAVDTGTARRLGLPTAPRNSFAPDDSVVTALLKREGYQSTRFRSDSAILFAEERQIILRGEAMTKRGETTLEADSIAYQEADCLIRAVGDPALFDKETVLSGFGGIRYNTCIQRGVVEDALTTFKQDGNDWFLRGNLAQDSSSSRLYASDGEITSCDLPTPHYHFNASEVKWISKTVMVARPATLYIRDVPVLWLPFVFQDARTGRRSGILVPHFGLNDIVRQNPGYNRQITNIGYYWAPNDYFDATAKLDWYSNRYVEYGVAGQYRILNRFLSGAVGYRRTVESGGRRSTNIRWDHRQNFSLSTSLNLSINYTSSGFVQRRNALDPLASTQQIVSAANFTKRFAWGSVALGGNRRQNLSDNSVSMQLPSLSVSPKPIDIGENVTWSPGLSITNSFENNFPLSPRLEVVTPGGGLDTLLDSRRDTRTSTMSLSTPLRVGGFTWQNSFGLTDKQDEGRRVIGTQKIPDPSTVDPTDSITVSRVTVGDFQSDIDWQTGINLPTVFRSTWKLQPSVGIANATSGAFLVRNRNTGGNWVRQGKRFNFGLAAAPTFFHIYPGFGPVARIRHSIAPIFQYSYSPAAAINRAYARAVAQPGQPLKLRSDPSQLLSIGLSQNIEGKARRAPNDTSAIDQSRRFRILGIQTSSLQYDFEQAKKPGRTGWRTQTISNQLQSDLVPGFSLSLTHDLWKGTVGTDSAQFDPFLQSVTAGASISGNTVKSIFRLIGLGGAPDSTARDEAPPASYVAGQSRYGRPPSFYGYNQDQTVGMGTNRRFQATFNYSLSRSRRITTLDGTSSTPPRQSLGLSTNFAPTPFWTVSWSTQYNITDRKFESQVVHLERVLHEWRAGFTFSRTPTGNFAFVFSVFLSDLPDIKFDYNQTSFDN; encoded by the coding sequence ATGACCGGCCCCGGCGCCGAGATGCCCTTCCTCGAACACCTCGAGGAACTGCGCGCACGGCTCGTGCGCGTGGTGCTGGCGCTCATCGCCGGGTTCGGGGTGGGGCTCTTCGTCGTGCAGCACTTCGGGGTGGTGACGCTCCTCAAGGAGCCGATTGCCCCGTTCCTCACCGTCACGGGCGGGAAGCTGGTCGTCACCAGCCCCACCGAGGCGGTGATGATCACGCTGAAGCTGGCGCTGATCGTCGGTCTCTTCCTGTCCTCCCCCGTCATCATCTACCAGGCCTGGGCATTCCTGTCTCCCGCGCTCTACGAGCGGGAGAAGCGGACCGTCATGCCGGCGGTGGGGGCGGGGCTGGTGCTGTTCGTGATCGGCGGGGCGTTCGCCTACTTCGCCCTGCTGCCGCAGGCGCTGCCGATCCTGTTCAGCTTCCAGTCCGAGGGGCTGGAGCCGCTGATCACCTTCAAGGAGTACTTCAGTTTCGTGGTCCAGCTGGTGCTCGCCATGGGGCTCTGCTTCGAGATCCCGCTGGTGATCATGCTCCTCACGGCGCTCGGGGTCACCTCGCCCACCGGCCTCACCCGCTTCCGTCGCTTCGCGGTCGTGCTCGCCGCCGTGGGGGGCGCGGTGCTCTCCCCCGGCACCGACATCCTGAGCATGCTGCTCATGACGGTGCCGATCCTGCTGCTCTACGAGGTGGGCTACCTCGGGTCGTGGGTGATCCACCGGCGAAAGGCCCGGCAGGCGGCGGCCGCCCTGGTGGTCCTGCTGGCGCTGCTCGCCCCGGCGGCGCTCCGCGCGCAGGAGCCGACCAAGCGCCCACCGGTCCTCAAGAAGCCGGTGACCGCGCCGCGGGCGCCGGCGGCCACCCCCCGGGCTGGCACCCCCGACAGCACGCAGGCCGACACCACCCGCCCCCGGGCCGGCCAGGCGGTCGATACCGGGACCGCGCGCCGCCTGGGCCTTCCCACCGCGCCACGGAACAGCTTCGCCCCCGACGACTCGGTGGTGACGGCGCTGCTCAAGCGTGAGGGCTACCAGTCCACCCGGTTCCGCTCCGACTCCGCCATCCTCTTTGCCGAGGAGCGCCAGATCATCCTGCGCGGCGAGGCGATGACCAAGCGGGGCGAGACCACGCTCGAGGCGGACTCGATCGCCTACCAGGAGGCGGACTGCCTGATCCGGGCCGTCGGCGACCCGGCGCTCTTCGACAAGGAGACCGTCCTCTCGGGCTTCGGCGGCATCCGCTACAACACCTGCATCCAGCGCGGCGTGGTCGAGGACGCGCTCACCACCTTCAAGCAGGACGGGAACGACTGGTTCCTCCGCGGCAACCTGGCCCAGGACTCCAGCTCCTCCCGCCTCTACGCCTCGGATGGCGAGATCACCAGCTGTGACCTGCCCACGCCGCACTACCACTTCAACGCCAGCGAGGTGAAGTGGATCTCCAAGACGGTGATGGTGGCCCGGCCGGCGACGCTCTACATCCGTGACGTGCCCGTCCTCTGGCTGCCGTTCGTGTTCCAGGACGCCCGCACCGGCCGCCGGTCCGGGATCCTGGTGCCGCACTTCGGCCTCAACGACATCGTGCGGCAGAACCCCGGGTACAACCGCCAGATCACCAACATCGGGTACTACTGGGCGCCCAACGACTACTTCGACGCCACCGCCAAGCTCGACTGGTACTCCAACCGCTACGTCGAGTACGGGGTGGCGGGGCAGTATCGCATCCTCAACCGCTTCCTGAGCGGTGCCGTGGGCTACCGGCGCACGGTCGAGTCCGGCGGACGCCGCTCGACCAACATCCGGTGGGACCACCGCCAGAACTTCTCGCTCTCGACCAGCCTGAACCTCAGCATCAACTACACCAGCAGCGGCTTCGTGCAGCGGCGCAACGCCCTCGACCCGCTCGCCTCCACCCAGCAGATCGTCAGCGCGGCCAACTTCACCAAGCGCTTCGCCTGGGGCTCGGTGGCGCTGGGCGGAAACCGCCGGCAGAACCTCTCCGACAACAGCGTCTCGATGCAACTGCCGTCGCTCTCGGTGAGTCCCAAGCCGATCGACATCGGGGAGAACGTCACCTGGTCGCCGGGCCTCTCGATCACCAACAGCTTCGAGAACAACTTCCCGCTGAGCCCGCGGCTGGAGGTCGTCACGCCGGGCGGCGGGCTGGACACCCTGCTCGACAGCCGGCGCGACACCCGCACCAGTACGATGAGCCTGAGCACCCCCCTGCGCGTCGGGGGCTTCACCTGGCAGAACAGCTTCGGCCTGACCGACAAGCAGGATGAGGGCCGTCGCGTCATCGGCACCCAGAAGATCCCCGACCCGAGCACCGTCGACCCCACCGACTCGATCACCGTGAGCCGGGTGACCGTGGGCGACTTCCAGAGCGACATCGACTGGCAGACCGGCATCAACCTGCCGACCGTGTTCCGTTCCACCTGGAAGCTGCAGCCCAGCGTGGGGATTGCCAACGCCACGTCGGGGGCGTTCCTGGTCCGCAACCGGAACACCGGCGGCAACTGGGTGCGGCAGGGCAAGCGCTTCAACTTCGGCCTCGCCGCCGCCCCGACCTTCTTTCATATCTATCCCGGCTTCGGGCCGGTGGCGCGGATCCGGCACAGCATCGCGCCGATCTTCCAGTACAGCTACAGCCCCGCCGCCGCCATCAACCGGGCCTACGCCCGGGCGGTGGCGCAGCCGGGCCAGCCCCTCAAGCTGCGCAGCGACCCCAGCCAGCTGCTGTCAATCGGCCTGTCCCAGAACATCGAGGGCAAGGCCCGCCGCGCACCGAACGACACGTCCGCCATTGACCAGTCCCGCCGCTTCCGGATCCTCGGCATCCAGACCAGCTCCCTGCAGTACGACTTCGAGCAGGCCAAGAAGCCCGGCCGGACCGGCTGGCGGACCCAGACGATCTCCAACCAGCTGCAGAGCGACCTGGTGCCCGGGTTCAGCCTGAGCCTGACCCATGATCTCTGGAAGGGCACGGTCGGGACGGACTCGGCGCAGTTCGATCCCTTCCTGCAGTCGGTGACGGCGGGCGCGTCCATCAGCGGCAACACCGTGAAGTCGATCTTCCGCCTCATCGGCCTGGGTGGTGCCCCGGATTCCACCGCACGGGACGAGGCGCCCCCGGCGAGCTACGTGGCGGGGCAGAGCCGGTATGGGCGCCCCCCGTCCTTCTATGGGTACAACCAGGACCAGACGGTCGGGATGGGCACCAATCGGCGATTCCAGGCCACGTTCAACTACAGCCTCTCCCGGTCCCGGCGCATCACCACCCTGGACGGCACGTCGAGTACCCCGCCGCGCCAGAGCCTGGGGCTCAGCACCAACTTTGCCCCGACCCCGTTCTGGACCGTGTCGTGGAGCACCCAGTACAACATCACCGACCGCAAGTTCGAGTCGCAGGTGGTGCACCTGGAGCGCGTGCTGCATGAGTGGCGGGCGGGGTTCACCTTCAGCCGGACCCCCACCGGCAACTTCGCGTTCGTGTTCTCGGTCTTCCTGTCCGACCTCCCGGACATCAAGTTCGACTACAACCAGACCTCCTTCGACAACTAG
- the hutH gene encoding histidine ammonia-lyase, with product MSSLILTGQSLALADVVRVARDPRATLALDPAARGRLAESRALVEQAIGRGGAIYGINTGFGKLANVRVPASQLDQLQVNLIRSHAAGVGDPLAPDVVRAAMLLRANVLLRPTSGVRPALVESLVALFNAGIIPLVPEQGSVGASGDLAPLSHIAMALIGEGEVLTPAGPGSAGAALAAAGLSPFRFAPKEGISFINGTQAQTALLSLLVHDAEVLWRTAVGAAAMSLEALRGTPTPLDPRIHEARPHPGQVRTAALMRSLLDQSEIRESHRENDDRVQDAYSLRCTPQVLGAVADAVRFARETALVELNASTDNPLVFENGDVLSGGNFHGQPVAQALDFLAVALTTLQAIAERRVERLVNPDLSQGLPAFLTRDPGLSSGFMMVQITAASLVAESRSLAMPASIGSIPTDANQEDFVPMGMAAALKTRRILGNAQKVVAAELLCGAQGLDLLLPLRPGRGVEGLYQRVRSPKDGVARLEEDRPPSPDLIRLAGLVAAGALDPAPGLAC from the coding sequence ATGTCCTCCCTCATCCTGACGGGGCAGTCGCTCGCCCTCGCCGACGTCGTCCGGGTGGCGCGCGATCCGCGCGCCACGCTCGCCCTCGACCCCGCCGCCCGCGGCCGGCTGGCGGAGAGTCGCGCCCTGGTGGAGCAGGCCATCGGCCGCGGCGGCGCCATCTACGGGATCAACACGGGGTTCGGCAAGCTGGCGAATGTCCGGGTGCCGGCCAGCCAGCTGGACCAGCTGCAGGTCAACCTGATCCGCAGCCACGCGGCCGGCGTCGGCGACCCGCTGGCGCCGGACGTGGTGCGGGCCGCGATGCTGCTCCGGGCCAACGTCCTGCTGCGACCCACCAGCGGGGTACGGCCGGCGCTGGTGGAGTCGCTGGTGGCGCTCTTCAACGCGGGGATCATCCCGCTGGTGCCGGAGCAGGGCAGCGTCGGCGCGAGCGGTGACCTGGCCCCGCTCTCGCACATCGCGATGGCGCTGATCGGGGAAGGGGAGGTGCTCACCCCGGCCGGCCCCGGCAGCGCGGGGGCCGCCCTCGCGGCGGCCGGACTCTCGCCCTTCCGGTTCGCACCCAAGGAGGGGATCAGCTTCATCAACGGTACCCAGGCCCAGACCGCGCTGCTCTCGCTGCTGGTCCACGATGCGGAGGTGCTGTGGCGGACCGCGGTGGGCGCCGCCGCCATGAGCCTCGAGGCGCTCCGGGGCACCCCGACGCCGCTCGACCCGCGCATCCACGAGGCCCGGCCGCACCCGGGCCAGGTGCGCACGGCGGCGCTCATGCGGTCGCTGCTCGACCAGAGCGAGATTCGCGAGTCGCACCGGGAGAACGACGACCGGGTCCAGGATGCCTATAGCCTCCGCTGCACTCCCCAGGTGCTGGGCGCCGTCGCCGACGCGGTGCGCTTTGCGCGGGAGACCGCGCTGGTCGAGCTCAACGCCTCGACCGACAACCCGCTGGTCTTCGAGAATGGCGATGTGCTGAGCGGGGGCAACTTCCATGGGCAGCCGGTGGCCCAGGCGCTGGATTTCCTCGCCGTGGCCCTGACCACCCTCCAGGCGATCGCCGAGCGGAGGGTGGAGCGCCTGGTGAATCCCGACCTCTCCCAGGGGCTGCCGGCCTTCCTGACCCGGGACCCGGGCCTCTCCTCCGGCTTCATGATGGTCCAGATCACCGCCGCCTCGCTGGTGGCCGAGTCGCGGTCGCTGGCGATGCCGGCCAGCATTGGCTCGATCCCGACCGATGCCAACCAGGAGGATTTCGTCCCGATGGGCATGGCCGCCGCGCTCAAGACCCGGCGGATCCTGGGGAACGCCCAGAAGGTGGTGGCGGCGGAGCTGCTCTGCGGGGCGCAGGGGCTTGACCTGCTCCTGCCCCTCCGTCCCGGGCGGGGGGTGGAGGGCCTCTACCAGCGGGTGCGGTCCCCGAAGGACGGGGTGGCCCGGCTGGAGGAGGATCGCCCCCCCTCCCCGGACCTGATCCGGCTGGCCGGGCTGGTGGCGGCCGGGGCGCTGGATCCGGCCCCGGGTTTGGCTTGCTAA
- a CDS encoding tetratricopeptide repeat protein codes for MNFEKLKETARKYEQKEEWRRAIEVYLQAIREFEAGNDPVPDLSVYNRVGDLYLKANEPGAAVQAYERAADLYGEQGFYNNAIALCGKILRVNPGRIQTYLKLAQLHARKNVVIEAKKNLLEYLERMNALSQLDEAFKAVKDFADQFPANKEIRLMLSELLRASSRNAEAREQLEKLASDLEARGDTIGARKTLMRLQAIDAEEGAPPAAAPEPAKPTGPRPRSGDLVFLDVGAAEHGAPAPAKPAGPPSRKTRAISVRPTVQNRPPAGLPLIDVGDATAASAEPVVIPEPLAIETSSLVQTPLELESVQKISDEAVLEATAQGDVAKALGFEPTEVEGLDQVQVQPLDGLEVDRAGGDGVELHVSLEGLQLERASEPATEDVAVTPIHTDAFLVPDPLDLQAELADDLGLGLGEGDIEPSPSVSGGALSGMDLLEPGSDESEVDPAGAVEEEMVTFLDASEPEQPSIADLEDRVLEDPDDPEAHRVLGEALLAAGETLRGQEELELALAGYEGREDWGRAADLVVELIRLDPNGVRYHQKRVEIAFHSGERSRLIDAYVELADALLRVGALDKALAVYRRVSEHDPGNQRALAALDALSPVEESLPPIPPLEPAPAAPETEELDQALDAAFEPPRPRRPGASRGSPSRPSAPRRRRRRRSRSRRAATSSTSAPSSWTTTG; via the coding sequence ATGAACTTCGAGAAGCTGAAAGAGACCGCCAGAAAGTACGAACAGAAGGAAGAATGGCGGCGGGCCATCGAGGTCTACCTCCAGGCGATCCGCGAGTTCGAGGCCGGCAACGATCCCGTCCCGGATCTGTCGGTCTACAACCGGGTTGGTGACCTGTACCTCAAGGCCAACGAACCCGGCGCGGCGGTGCAGGCCTACGAGCGGGCCGCCGACCTCTACGGCGAGCAGGGGTTCTACAACAACGCCATCGCGCTGTGCGGGAAGATTCTCCGGGTGAACCCCGGGCGGATCCAGACGTACCTCAAGCTCGCCCAGCTGCACGCCCGCAAGAACGTCGTCATCGAGGCCAAGAAGAACCTGCTCGAGTATCTCGAGCGGATGAACGCCCTGAGCCAGCTGGACGAGGCCTTCAAGGCGGTGAAGGACTTCGCCGACCAGTTCCCGGCGAACAAGGAAATCCGGCTCATGCTCTCCGAGCTCCTCCGGGCCTCCTCGCGCAACGCCGAGGCGCGGGAGCAGCTGGAGAAGCTGGCGAGCGACCTCGAGGCGCGGGGCGACACGATCGGGGCCCGCAAGACGCTCATGCGGCTGCAGGCCATCGACGCCGAGGAAGGCGCCCCCCCCGCCGCCGCGCCGGAGCCGGCCAAGCCGACCGGGCCCCGGCCCCGCTCCGGCGACCTGGTCTTCCTCGATGTGGGCGCGGCGGAACATGGCGCCCCGGCGCCGGCCAAGCCGGCGGGCCCGCCCTCGCGGAAGACCCGCGCCATCAGCGTGCGCCCCACGGTGCAGAACCGGCCTCCCGCGGGGCTGCCGCTCATCGACGTCGGGGATGCCACGGCGGCCTCCGCCGAGCCGGTGGTGATCCCGGAGCCGCTGGCCATCGAGACCTCGAGCCTGGTGCAGACGCCGCTGGAGCTCGAGAGCGTCCAGAAGATCAGCGATGAGGCGGTGCTCGAGGCCACGGCGCAGGGCGACGTGGCGAAGGCGCTCGGCTTCGAGCCGACCGAGGTCGAGGGCCTGGACCAGGTCCAGGTACAGCCCCTCGACGGCCTCGAAGTGGACCGGGCGGGCGGGGACGGGGTCGAGCTCCACGTCTCGCTCGAGGGCCTGCAGCTGGAGCGGGCCAGCGAGCCCGCCACCGAGGATGTCGCGGTCACCCCGATCCACACCGACGCCTTCCTGGTGCCGGACCCCCTCGACCTGCAGGCGGAGCTGGCCGACGACCTGGGGCTCGGCCTGGGCGAAGGCGACATCGAGCCCTCCCCCTCCGTGTCGGGCGGCGCGCTGTCGGGCATGGATCTCCTGGAGCCCGGGAGCGACGAGTCGGAGGTCGATCCGGCCGGGGCGGTCGAGGAGGAGATGGTCACCTTCCTCGACGCCTCCGAGCCGGAGCAGCCGTCGATCGCGGACCTGGAAGACCGGGTCCTCGAGGATCCGGATGATCCCGAGGCGCACCGGGTGCTGGGCGAGGCGCTGCTGGCCGCGGGCGAGACCCTGCGTGGCCAGGAGGAGCTGGAACTGGCCCTGGCGGGCTACGAGGGGCGGGAAGACTGGGGCCGCGCGGCGGACCTGGTCGTCGAGCTGATCCGGCTCGATCCCAATGGCGTGCGGTACCACCAGAAGCGGGTGGAGATCGCCTTCCACAGCGGGGAACGCTCCCGGCTGATCGACGCCTACGTCGAGCTGGCCGATGCCCTGCTCCGGGTGGGCGCGCTCGACAAGGCGCTCGCGGTATACCGACGGGTCTCGGAGCACGACCCGGGCAACCAGCGCGCGCTCGCGGCGCTCGACGCGCTCTCGCCGGTGGAGGAATCCCTCCCGCCGATCCCGCCGCTGGAGCCGGCCCCGGCAGCCCCCGAGACGGAAGAACTCGACCAGGCGCTGGATGCCGCGTTCGAGCCACCCCGGCCCCGCCGGCCGGGCGCAAGTCGCGGAAGTCCGTCGCGGCCCAGCGCCCCCCGGCGCCGCCGAAGGCGCCGGAGCCGGTCGCGGCGGGCGGCGACTTCATCGACCTCGGCGCCCTCATCATGGACGACGACCGGGTGA
- a CDS encoding tetratricopeptide repeat protein translates to MDDDRVKDSRMRVEDEEPTGDEQKDFQDMLQAFKRGIDENIDAEDYQAHYDLGVAFKEMGLLDEAIAEFQKALRSPEGRLKTSEALGTAFYEKGQFAIAEAILKRAVESLGATDDEQIGLIYWLARSLEAQHKPEPAITTYERVMAVDIGFMDASGRMARLSAGRAQ, encoded by the coding sequence ATGGACGACGACCGGGTGAAGGACTCCCGGATGCGGGTCGAGGATGAGGAGCCGACCGGCGACGAACAGAAGGACTTCCAGGACATGCTGCAGGCCTTCAAGCGCGGCATCGACGAGAACATCGACGCGGAGGACTACCAGGCGCACTACGACCTGGGGGTGGCCTTCAAGGAGATGGGGCTGCTGGACGAGGCCATCGCCGAGTTCCAGAAGGCGCTGCGCTCGCCCGAGGGGCGGCTCAAGACGTCGGAGGCGCTGGGGACGGCGTTCTACGAGAAGGGACAGTTCGCGATCGCCGAGGCGATCCTCAAGCGGGCGGTGGAGAGCCTGGGCGCCACCGACGACGAGCAGATCGGCCTGATCTACTGGCTGGCCCGCTCCCTCGAGGCGCAGCACAAGCCCGAGCCGGCGATCACCACGTACGAGCGGGTCATGGCGGTGGACATCGGCTTCATGGACGCGAGCGGGCGCATGGCCAGGCTGAGCGCGGGGCGGGCCCAGTGA
- a CDS encoding polyprenyl synthetase family protein, whose translation MTSRAAGITLASLQSALKPRLEGVQRELRRIIESDFGLIAEVNGHLLQMQGKMFRPTLLLLAQEASGARDERAETLGAVIELIHLATLVHDDSVDHSVLRRGMPTINALFSHQVSVIMGDYLYSRAVVELTRLGDLEPLRVISRVTNEMTVGEMRQLMALEPLAFSEAEYDLLIRAKTASLLSGACEVGALRAGPHERDALRHFGDYLGMAFQIVDDLLDYTEEEAVTGKPSGNDLREHKVTLPLIYALDRLTPAGRREVQSLMAAAEPDDPLIARVIALVAEAGGLDYARARAHRLAEQADQMLDALPASGARDTLRDSITYVLDRRR comes from the coding sequence GTGACCTCGCGCGCCGCGGGCATCACCCTCGCCTCCCTGCAGTCGGCCCTCAAGCCGCGCCTCGAGGGGGTGCAGCGCGAGTTGCGCCGCATCATCGAGTCCGACTTCGGGCTGATCGCCGAGGTGAATGGCCACCTGCTGCAGATGCAGGGGAAGATGTTCCGGCCCACCCTGCTGCTGCTCGCCCAGGAGGCGTCCGGCGCCCGGGACGAGCGGGCCGAGACCCTCGGGGCGGTGATCGAGCTGATTCACCTGGCCACCCTGGTGCACGACGACTCGGTGGATCACTCCGTCCTCCGCCGCGGCATGCCGACGATCAACGCCCTGTTCAGTCACCAGGTGTCGGTGATCATGGGCGACTACCTGTACTCCCGCGCGGTGGTGGAGCTCACCCGGCTCGGGGACCTGGAGCCGCTGCGGGTGATCTCGCGGGTGACCAACGAGATGACCGTGGGCGAGATGCGCCAGCTGATGGCGCTGGAGCCGCTGGCCTTCTCCGAGGCCGAGTACGACCTCCTGATCCGCGCCAAGACGGCCTCGCTGCTCTCCGGCGCGTGCGAGGTGGGTGCGCTCCGGGCCGGCCCGCACGAGCGGGACGCGCTGCGCCATTTCGGCGACTACCTCGGCATGGCGTTCCAGATCGTGGACGACCTGCTCGACTACACCGAGGAAGAGGCCGTCACGGGGAAGCCCTCCGGGAATGACCTGCGCGAGCACAAGGTGACGCTGCCCCTGATCTACGCCCTCGACCGGCTCACCCCGGCCGGCCGGCGGGAGGTCCAGTCGCTGATGGCGGCCGCGGAACCCGACGATCCGCTCATCGCCCGGGTGATCGCGCTGGTGGCGGAGGCGGGGGGGCTGGACTACGCGCGTGCGCGGGCCCACCGCCTGGCCGAGCAGGCCGACCAGATGCTGGATGCCCTCCCGGCCAGCGGCGCCCGGGACACCCTGCGCGACAGCATCACCTACGTGCTGGACCGGCGGCGCTGA
- a CDS encoding DUF4321 domain-containing protein gives MASGPRRPMFHLGVLVAGFVLGGFLNALVKTVMPDSVAKQVFTFSASASVGPVSLDLLVFSFTLGPFAMNVTPLAILGVIVAYLIARSLF, from the coding sequence ATGGCCAGCGGCCCGCGGCGCCCGATGTTCCACCTCGGCGTCCTGGTCGCCGGCTTCGTGCTGGGCGGGTTCCTCAACGCCCTGGTGAAGACGGTCATGCCGGACAGCGTCGCCAAGCAGGTGTTCACCTTCAGTGCCAGTGCGAGCGTGGGCCCCGTGTCGCTCGACCTCCTGGTGTTCAGCTTCACCCTCGGGCCCTTCGCGATGAACGTGACGCCGCTCGCGATCCTCGGCGTCATCGTCGCCTACTTGATCGCCCGCTCACTCTTCTAG
- the tatA gene encoding twin-arginine translocase TatA/TatE family subunit: MFGNLGFPEILLVLVIVLLVFGAKRLPEIGSSFGKGIREFKRSISEASDAVTGSTDASSPTSRQIDSRTGPTPPAGGEPKRLSQ, from the coding sequence ATGTTCGGCAACCTGGGTTTCCCCGAGATCCTGCTCGTCCTGGTGATCGTCCTGCTCGTCTTCGGGGCCAAGCGGCTGCCGGAGATCGGCTCCTCGTTCGGCAAGGGGATCCGCGAGTTCAAGCGCAGCATCAGCGAGGCGTCCGACGCCGTCACCGGCAGCACCGACGCGTCGTCGCCCACCTCGCGGCAGATCGACAGCCGCACCGGCCCGACCCCGCCCGCGGGCGGCGAGCCGAAGCGCCTGTCCCAGTAA